The following proteins are encoded in a genomic region of Zea mays cultivar B73 chromosome 9, Zm-B73-REFERENCE-NAM-5.0, whole genome shotgun sequence:
- the LOC118473455 gene encoding uncharacterized protein, with amino-acid sequence MSNNINGEDQLDGADEVKEVKRRGKTKLINVWNIPRGHRVVVNCNELNQPIGEEAGVLAKFLGMVARNGSLCSLSFKDWRLLIGKKDRNHKQINKEAILNQVKKRFLYPARMETWVLRTIGERWRQHKSNLKSIYFDPHKSQDANNSNAPDGVLADQWVALVNNWMTPKAQDLSEANRINCTRRKSMHTSGTKSFARNREELREQDPEKKYPHRAVLYIHTHKSNIGNNRNAHVVQ; translated from the exons ATGTCAAATAACATAAATGGAGAGGACCAACTTGATGGCGCTGATGAGGTTAAAGAGGTTAAAAGGCGTGGGAAGACAAAACTTATTAATGTTTGGAACATTCCAAGAGGCCATAGGGTTGTAGTTAACTGTAATGAGCTGAATCAGCCTATCGGAGAAGAGGCAGGAGTCCTTGCAAAATTCCTTGGCATGGTTGCTAGGAATGGCTCCTTGTGTAGCTTAAGCTTCAAGGATTGGAGACTACTTATAGGAAAGAAAGATAGGAACCATAAACAAATCAATAAGGAGGCCATTCTTaatcaagtaaag AAGAGATTTCTTTACCCTGCCCGCATGGAAACATGGGTGCTGCGAACAATTGGAGAGAGATGGAGGCAACACAAGTCCAATTTGAAATCCATTTATTTTGACCCACATAAGAGTCAGGATGCTAATAATAGTAATGCTCCTGATGGTGTATTAGCTGATCAGTGGGTTGCGCTTGTCAATAATTGGATGACCCCTAAAGCACAG GATTTAAGTGAGGCCAATAGGATAAATTGTACAAGAAGAAAGTCAATGCATACATCTGGAACAAAAAGCTTTGCTCGGAATAGAGAAGAATTG AGGGAACAAGATCCTGAAAAGAAATACCCTCATAGGGCTGTTTTGTATATCCATACACACAAGTCTAACATCGGCAATAACAGAAATGCACATGTGGTACAATAA